Proteins encoded in a region of the Ancylobacter sp. SL191 genome:
- a CDS encoding leucyl aminopeptidase family protein, with translation MAATLITASEAANPRPIWCVTPQNWREVAKGLPAPALAFGEATGFKAEPGSLLILPAADGSIAGVLFGCEDAPRDPLSFGKLATSLPAGDYFLERAPADPRLAALGLLLGAYRFTRYRKRSQPAIRLVVPDGVDKAALERTAEAVTLTRDLVNTPANDLGPAEIEAAVRTLAARFGGSVRVTAGDDLLAANFPMVHAVGRASPRAPRLIDLSWGDEDAPKVTLVGKGVAFDTGGLDIKPSAGMLLMKKDMGGAASAIGLAQMIMGRNLPIRLRLIVPAVENAVSGASFRPGDILPSRKGLSVEIGNTDAEGRLILADALALADEEAPELLIDFATLTGAARVALGPQLPPAYTDDETLAADLARHGAAEADPLWRMPLWRPYASMLDSPIADLNNAPGGGFAGSITAALFLQRFVERAGSWLHLDIYAWNPSNRPGRPEGGEAQTIRALDALLTERYAR, from the coding sequence ATGGCCGCCACGCTGATCACCGCCTCGGAGGCCGCCAATCCCCGCCCGATCTGGTGCGTGACGCCGCAGAACTGGCGCGAGGTGGCCAAGGGCCTGCCCGCCCCGGCGCTTGCCTTCGGCGAGGCGACCGGCTTCAAGGCCGAGCCCGGATCGCTCCTCATCCTGCCGGCGGCCGATGGCAGCATTGCCGGCGTGCTGTTCGGCTGCGAGGACGCCCCGCGCGACCCGCTCTCCTTCGGCAAGCTCGCGACGTCCCTGCCGGCCGGCGACTACTTTCTGGAGCGCGCCCCGGCGGACCCGCGCCTTGCCGCGCTCGGCCTGCTGCTCGGCGCCTACCGCTTCACGCGCTACCGCAAGCGCAGCCAGCCGGCCATCCGCCTCGTCGTGCCTGATGGCGTCGACAAGGCGGCGCTGGAGCGCACGGCGGAGGCGGTGACGCTCACGCGCGATCTCGTCAACACCCCTGCCAACGACCTCGGCCCGGCCGAGATCGAAGCCGCCGTGCGCACGCTGGCCGCGCGCTTCGGCGGCAGCGTCCGGGTGACGGCGGGCGATGATCTGCTCGCCGCCAATTTCCCGATGGTCCATGCCGTCGGCCGCGCCAGCCCGCGCGCGCCGCGCCTGATCGACCTCTCCTGGGGCGACGAGGACGCGCCCAAGGTCACGCTGGTCGGCAAGGGCGTCGCCTTCGACACCGGCGGGCTCGACATCAAGCCGTCCGCCGGCATGCTGCTGATGAAGAAGGACATGGGCGGCGCGGCGAGCGCGATCGGCCTCGCCCAGATGATCATGGGCCGCAACCTGCCGATCCGGCTGCGCCTCATCGTGCCGGCGGTGGAGAATGCGGTGTCCGGTGCCTCCTTCCGGCCGGGCGACATCCTGCCCTCGCGCAAGGGCCTCTCGGTCGAGATCGGCAATACCGATGCGGAGGGCCGGCTGATCCTCGCCGACGCGCTGGCGCTGGCGGATGAGGAAGCCCCGGAGCTGCTGATCGACTTCGCCACCCTCACCGGCGCCGCCCGCGTCGCACTCGGCCCGCAGCTTCCGCCCGCCTATACGGATGACGAGACGCTGGCCGCCGACCTCGCCCGCCATGGCGCGGCCGAGGCCGATCCGCTCTGGCGCATGCCGCTGTGGCGGCCCTATGCCTCCATGCTCGACAGCCCGATCGCCGATCTCAACAACGCGCCGGGCGGCGGGTTTGCCGGCTCCATCACCGCCGCGCTGTTCCTCCAGCGCTTCGTCGAGCGGGCGGGGAGCTGGCTGCATCTCGACATCTACGCCTGGAACCCGTCCAACCGGCCGGGCCGGCCGGAAGGGGGCGAGGCGCAGACCATACGCGCCCTCGACGCGCTGCTGACGGAGCGTTACGCGCGTTAA
- a CDS encoding histidine phosphatase family protein: MSRCRIFLVRHGETDWNLAGRLQGHHDIPLNDLGREQAANTARVVDRLAGGAAGLDYVASPLGRTSQTMAILRAELGLPPDEFRRDARLKEIGFGRWEGYSWTELRRRDPASVAVRKTDPWNFVPPGGESYAMLTERVMGAINEITTDSVVVTHGGVVRAMLHVLAGMPPEQAVDLPVRQGAVYMVENGAFELAVA; encoded by the coding sequence ATGAGCCGCTGCCGCATTTTCCTTGTTCGCCATGGCGAAACCGACTGGAACCTCGCCGGGCGTCTCCAGGGCCATCACGACATTCCGCTGAACGATCTCGGCCGCGAGCAGGCGGCCAACACCGCGCGCGTGGTCGACCGCCTCGCCGGCGGCGCGGCCGGGCTCGACTATGTGGCGAGCCCGCTCGGCCGAACCTCGCAGACCATGGCGATCCTGCGCGCCGAGCTCGGCCTGCCGCCGGACGAGTTCCGCCGCGACGCGCGGCTGAAGGAAATCGGCTTCGGCCGCTGGGAAGGCTATAGCTGGACCGAGCTGCGCCGCCGCGATCCCGCCAGCGTCGCCGTGCGCAAGACCGATCCGTGGAACTTCGTGCCGCCCGGCGGCGAGAGCTACGCCATGCTGACCGAGCGCGTTATGGGGGCGATCAACGAGATCACCACCGACAGCGTGGTGGTGACCCATGGCGGCGTCGTGCGCGCCATGCTGCATGTCCTCGCCGGCATGCCGCCCGAACAGGCGGTGGACCTGCCCGTGCGCCAGGGCGCGGTCTACATGGTCGAGAACGGCGCGTTTGAACTCGCCGTCGCCTGA
- a CDS encoding MarR family transcriptional regulator, whose product MAVELRPSQALRLLHELSLAQVRDDAPDLSPRQLAILLCVYLEAPPHTVRGLAARLGVTKPVITRALDTMGALGLVSRRRDEADKRNVIIQRTVDGALYLEKLGDQVVAVARHLR is encoded by the coding sequence ATGGCGGTCGAGTTGCGCCCATCGCAGGCGCTGCGCCTGCTGCACGAGCTGTCGCTCGCGCAGGTGCGCGACGACGCGCCCGACCTCAGCCCGCGCCAGCTCGCCATCCTGCTCTGCGTCTATCTCGAAGCCCCGCCGCACACGGTGCGCGGCCTCGCCGCTCGCCTCGGCGTGACCAAGCCCGTCATTACCCGCGCGCTCGACACGATGGGCGCGCTCGGCCTCGTCTCGCGGCGCCGGGACGAGGCGGACAAGCGCAACGTCATCATCCAGCGCACGGTTGACGGGGCGCTGTATCTGGAAAAGCTGGGCGATCAGGTCGTCGCCGTCGCCCGCCATCTGCGCTGA
- a CDS encoding HAD-IC family P-type ATPase produces MTLADPTHASEARWHALSHADVAARLEAPITGLAAEEARRRLVAHGPNALPEPKGPSPLRRFLAQFNNALIYFLLAGAVAALILGHYVDAGVIIAVVLANAIVGFVQEGRAEESLRAIRNMVAPHANVIRASQRQSIAARDLVPGDLVLLEAGDRVPADTRLIEARGMLIDEAMLTGESLAAQKHEAPAPAEAALGDRHSMAFSGTTVAAGQGTGIVVATGARTQIGRIGRLMAGVEPMATPLLREIDAFARRFTGAVLIAGGVLFLIAVLLRGYGWSEALMAVVALAVGVVPEGLPAVITITLAIGVRRMARRNAVIRLLPAVETLGATSIICSDKTGTLTRNEMTARRLFVPGDAAAVAAIDVSGIGYAPEGELSGPEASGAAVEALLRCGLLCNDAHLRAEGGVWHAEGDPMEAALVALAVKGGLVPAVERGAWQWLDAIPFDAAYRFMAVLARGPSGEAVIFVKGAPEAVLALCAGAEETRWNAAIEATARQGERLLGFAAMRLFDSGSGRLALSDLEDMEFLGLVGFIDPPRAEAMAAIAECQTAGIGVKMITGDHGATAQAIARQLGLGAEPRVMTGAEVDATEDDALIGRAQETTVFARTSPENKLRIVRALQTTGAVVAMTGDGVNDAPSLKQADVGIAMGRKGTEAAKQAAEVVLLDDNFASIVAAVKEGRTVYDNIRKMIAWTLPTNGGEVLGVVVAILIGATLPMSPAQILWLNLILSVTLGLALAFEPTEPGTMARPPRPARASLLTPFMLWRIALVSLLFMLASFAMLHLALARGQDLATARTLVVNTIVVMEIFYLFNVRFLHTTSLTWRGALGTRAVLVALAGVTLAQVAFTYAPPLQAVFDTRPVSFLDGVMVVGVGVLLMVVLEAEKAALRRLGLFRDEL; encoded by the coding sequence ATGACCCTCGCCGATCCCACGCACGCCTCGGAGGCCCGCTGGCACGCGCTGAGCCATGCCGACGTCGCCGCGCGGCTGGAGGCTCCCATCACCGGCCTGGCCGCCGAGGAGGCGCGCCGCCGCCTCGTCGCGCATGGGCCGAACGCGCTGCCCGAACCGAAGGGGCCTTCGCCGCTCCGCCGCTTCCTCGCCCAGTTCAACAATGCGCTGATCTATTTCCTACTGGCTGGCGCGGTCGCGGCGCTGATCCTCGGCCATTATGTCGATGCCGGCGTCATCATCGCGGTGGTGCTGGCGAACGCCATCGTCGGCTTCGTGCAGGAGGGGCGGGCCGAAGAGTCGTTGCGGGCGATCCGCAACATGGTCGCGCCGCACGCCAACGTCATCCGCGCCAGCCAGCGCCAGAGCATCGCCGCGCGCGATCTCGTGCCCGGCGACCTCGTGCTGCTTGAAGCCGGCGACCGCGTACCGGCCGACACGCGGCTGATCGAAGCGCGCGGCATGCTGATCGACGAGGCAATGCTCACCGGCGAATCGCTCGCCGCGCAGAAACATGAGGCGCCCGCCCCGGCCGAGGCGGCGCTTGGTGACCGGCATTCCATGGCGTTCTCCGGCACGACGGTCGCGGCGGGGCAGGGCACCGGCATCGTCGTTGCCACCGGCGCCCGCACCCAGATTGGCCGCATCGGCCGGTTGATGGCGGGTGTGGAGCCTATGGCGACTCCCCTGCTGCGCGAGATCGACGCCTTTGCCCGCCGCTTCACCGGGGCGGTGCTGATCGCCGGCGGCGTGCTGTTCCTCATTGCCGTGCTGCTGCGCGGCTATGGCTGGAGCGAGGCGCTGATGGCGGTGGTGGCGCTCGCGGTCGGCGTGGTGCCGGAGGGGCTGCCAGCGGTCATCACCATTACCCTCGCCATCGGCGTGCGCCGCATGGCCCGGCGCAACGCGGTCATCCGTCTCCTGCCGGCGGTGGAGACGCTGGGGGCCACCTCGATCATCTGCTCGGACAAGACCGGCACGCTCACCCGCAACGAGATGACGGCGCGACGGCTCTTCGTGCCCGGCGACGCGGCAGCGGTGGCCGCCATTGACGTCTCCGGTATCGGCTACGCGCCAGAGGGCGAGCTGAGCGGGCCGGAGGCGTCGGGCGCCGCCGTGGAGGCGCTGCTGCGCTGCGGGCTGCTGTGCAATGACGCGCATCTGCGCGCCGAGGGGGGCGTCTGGCACGCCGAGGGCGATCCGATGGAGGCGGCGCTGGTGGCGCTCGCCGTCAAGGGCGGGCTGGTGCCGGCCGTGGAGCGCGGGGCGTGGCAGTGGCTCGACGCCATCCCCTTCGATGCCGCCTATCGCTTCATGGCGGTGCTGGCGCGCGGGCCGTCCGGCGAGGCGGTCATCTTCGTCAAGGGCGCGCCGGAAGCGGTGCTCGCGCTCTGCGCGGGGGCGGAGGAAACACGCTGGAACGCCGCCATCGAGGCGACGGCCCGGCAGGGCGAGCGGCTGCTCGGCTTTGCCGCGATGCGGCTGTTCGACTCCGGGAGCGGTCGCCTTGCCTTGAGCGACCTTGAGGACATGGAGTTCCTCGGGCTGGTCGGCTTCATCGACCCGCCGCGTGCCGAGGCCATGGCGGCCATTGCCGAGTGCCAGACCGCCGGCATCGGCGTGAAAATGATCACGGGCGACCACGGGGCGACCGCCCAGGCCATCGCCCGCCAGCTCGGGCTTGGCGCCGAGCCGCGGGTGATGACGGGCGCGGAGGTAGATGCCACCGAGGATGACGCCCTCATCGGCCGGGCGCAGGAGACCACCGTGTTCGCCCGCACCAGCCCGGAGAACAAGCTGCGCATCGTGCGCGCGCTGCAGACCACCGGCGCGGTGGTGGCGATGACCGGCGACGGGGTGAATGACGCGCCCTCGCTCAAACAGGCCGATGTCGGCATCGCCATGGGCCGCAAGGGCACGGAAGCCGCCAAGCAGGCAGCTGAGGTGGTGCTGCTCGACGACAATTTCGCCTCCATCGTCGCGGCGGTGAAGGAGGGACGCACGGTCTATGACAACATCCGCAAGATGATCGCCTGGACCCTGCCGACCAATGGCGGTGAGGTGCTGGGCGTCGTCGTCGCCATCCTCATTGGCGCGACGCTGCCCATGTCGCCGGCGCAGATCCTCTGGCTGAACCTCATCCTCAGCGTGACGCTGGGCCTTGCGCTGGCCTTCGAGCCGACCGAACCGGGCACGATGGCCCGCCCGCCGCGCCCGGCGCGGGCAAGCCTGCTCACGCCCTTCATGCTTTGGCGCATCGCGCTGGTGTCGCTGCTGTTCATGCTGGCGTCCTTCGCCATGCTGCATCTGGCGCTGGCGCGCGGGCAGGATCTCGCCACCGCGCGCACGCTGGTGGTGAACACCATCGTGGTGATGGAGATCTTCTACCTGTTCAATGTGCGCTTTCTGCACACGACGTCGCTCACCTGGCGCGGGGCGCTCGGCACGCGCGCGGTGCTGGTCGCGCTGGCGGGGGTGACGCTGGCGCAGGTCGCCTTTACCTACGCGCCGCCGCTGCAAGCGGTGTTCGACACGCGACCCGTCAGCTTCCTCGACGGGGTGATGGTGGTGGGCGTCGGCGTGTTGCTGATGGTCGTGCTGGAAGCCGAGAAGGCCGCGCTGCGCCGGCTCGGCCTGTTCCGCGACGAGCTGTGA
- a CDS encoding C40 family peptidase: MTELDPRLTPARPDLAATHLRGLIEAPRYVEGTTYRVVHPAAPVRKEPSPEAPLTTEALFGETVTIYDLTEEGWAWGQLDGDGYVGWLPAEALGPVAAPATHKVAALRTPVFAGPSIKLPPQGLLSLGSRVIVIEARERFSLTAEGGFIFSAHLAPLDVVEGDFVAQAARYLGAAYLWGGRSSLGLDCSGLVQMALTACGIACPRDSDMQEKALGAALAFDGDLATLRRGDLLFWPGHVGIVEDGQTLLHATAFFMSVVREPLGAALARIEASGTPLRSVRRL; encoded by the coding sequence GTGACCGAACTCGACCCGCGCCTCACGCCCGCCCGGCCGGACCTCGCCGCCACCCACCTGCGCGGCCTCATCGAGGCGCCGCGCTATGTGGAGGGCACCACCTACCGCGTCGTCCATCCCGCCGCGCCGGTGCGCAAGGAGCCCTCTCCCGAGGCGCCGCTGACCACCGAGGCACTGTTCGGCGAGACCGTGACGATCTACGACCTCACCGAGGAAGGCTGGGCCTGGGGCCAGCTCGATGGCGACGGCTATGTCGGCTGGCTGCCGGCGGAAGCGCTCGGCCCGGTGGCGGCGCCCGCCACCCACAAGGTCGCGGCGCTGCGCACCCCTGTCTTTGCCGGTCCATCGATCAAGCTGCCGCCGCAGGGCCTGCTCTCGCTCGGCAGCCGGGTCATCGTGATCGAGGCGCGCGAGCGATTCAGTCTCACCGCCGAGGGCGGTTTCATCTTCAGCGCCCATCTCGCGCCGTTGGATGTGGTGGAGGGCGATTTCGTCGCGCAGGCCGCGCGCTATCTCGGCGCCGCCTATCTCTGGGGTGGGCGCTCCAGCCTCGGGCTCGACTGTTCGGGCCTCGTGCAGATGGCGCTCACCGCCTGCGGCATCGCCTGCCCGCGCGACAGCGACATGCAGGAAAAGGCGCTCGGCGCCGCCCTTGCCTTCGACGGGGATCTCGCCACGCTCCGGCGCGGCGACCTGCTGTTCTGGCCCGGCCATGTCGGCATCGTCGAGGACGGACAGACGCTGCTGCACGCCACCGCCTTCTTCATGTCCGTGGTGCGCGAGCCGCTCGGGGCGGCGCTCGCCCGCATCGAGGCCAGCGGCACGCCCCTGCGCAGCGTGCGCCGGCTCTGA
- a CDS encoding J domain-containing protein, with amino-acid sequence MRDPYDILGVARSADATEIKRAFRKLAKKLHPDANPDDPEAPDKFAELNSAHEILSDPDKRGKFDRGEIDAEGKPKGFEGFPGGAGGFRRGGGGFQQGPAGETIFESFSFGQEGARRSGHGPHDAGGFDDVLSDILSGLGGGRGRSRGRGRAETPRGNDIDITVPVPLETVVEGGPVKVHLPNGRVMEVKIPARVAEGHRMRMKGQGEPSAFGGTPGDAYVVVAYAPHRLFKVEGADLRADVPLPLAQAVLGGKLRVPTLKGEVELSLPAWTDSGRTFRLRGKGLPKPDGGDGDLLATVRIALPAERDSELEALLRKRSGA; translated from the coding sequence ATGCGCGACCCCTATGACATCCTCGGCGTTGCCCGCAGCGCCGACGCAACCGAGATCAAGCGGGCTTTCCGCAAGCTCGCCAAGAAACTGCACCCCGACGCCAACCCGGACGATCCGGAGGCGCCGGACAAGTTCGCCGAGCTGAACTCCGCGCACGAAATTCTCTCGGACCCGGACAAGCGCGGCAAGTTCGACCGCGGCGAGATCGACGCCGAAGGCAAGCCGAAGGGCTTCGAGGGCTTTCCCGGCGGCGCCGGCGGCTTTCGCCGGGGTGGCGGCGGCTTCCAGCAGGGCCCGGCGGGCGAGACGATCTTCGAGAGCTTCTCCTTCGGCCAGGAGGGCGCGCGGCGCTCCGGCCATGGCCCGCATGACGCCGGCGGTTTCGACGACGTGCTCTCCGACATTCTGAGCGGCCTTGGCGGCGGGCGCGGCCGGTCGCGGGGGCGTGGCCGGGCGGAGACGCCGCGCGGCAATGACATCGACATCACCGTGCCGGTGCCGCTGGAGACCGTGGTCGAGGGCGGGCCGGTCAAGGTCCACTTGCCCAATGGACGGGTGATGGAGGTCAAGATCCCCGCCCGCGTCGCCGAGGGCCACCGCATGCGCATGAAGGGGCAGGGCGAGCCCAGCGCCTTTGGCGGCACGCCGGGGGACGCCTATGTCGTCGTCGCCTACGCCCCGCACCGCCTGTTCAAGGTGGAAGGCGCGGATCTGCGCGCCGACGTGCCGCTGCCGCTCGCCCAGGCGGTGCTGGGCGGCAAGCTGCGTGTGCCGACGCTGAAGGGCGAGGTAGAGCTCTCCCTCCCGGCCTGGACCGATTCGGGGCGGACCTTCCGCCTGCGCGGCAAGGGCCTGCCCAAGCCCGATGGCGGCGACGGCGATCTTCTGGCCACCGTCCGCATCGCCCTGCCGGCCGAGCGCGACTCCGAGCTCGAAGCGCTGCTGCGCAAGCGCAGCGGGGCTTGA
- a CDS encoding anti-sigma factor family protein, translating to MNRPLDPVSDDDLQAYVDDELNVARRIDVEAYLSAHPAEASRVMADLRIRDELRLALADTPRSMMSAPARLATADAARRLEGALSRERWIRRLRLAASVALLIGAGWLAHGQFGPLGVSRVVASDLPPAYLEEAVRAHRTTQLRAGMNSQPGSAAYDPAEIRAATAIVVPQLPEDWQVSDVQVFPSAFGPSVEVAVKTKDFGAVSLFAVRPGSFDVVPATTVPREDLSAAYWQVGEVAYALVAQGETRELDRAAAALARSLY from the coding sequence ATGAACCGTCCGCTTGATCCGGTCTCCGACGACGACCTGCAGGCCTATGTTGATGACGAGCTGAACGTCGCCCGCCGCATCGACGTCGAGGCTTATCTCAGCGCTCATCCGGCGGAGGCGTCGCGGGTGATGGCGGATTTGCGCATTCGCGACGAGCTGCGCCTTGCGCTGGCGGATACGCCGCGCTCAATGATGAGCGCCCCGGCGCGACTGGCCACCGCTGACGCCGCGCGCCGGCTGGAAGGGGCACTGTCGCGCGAGCGCTGGATACGCCGGCTGCGTCTGGCCGCCTCGGTCGCGCTGCTTATCGGCGCAGGCTGGCTGGCGCATGGGCAGTTCGGCCCGCTCGGGGTTAGCCGCGTCGTCGCGTCCGATCTGCCGCCGGCCTATCTGGAGGAAGCTGTGCGCGCGCACCGCACCACTCAGCTGCGCGCCGGCATGAACTCGCAGCCCGGCTCTGCCGCCTATGACCCGGCGGAGATCCGTGCCGCGACCGCCATCGTCGTTCCGCAACTGCCGGAGGACTGGCAGGTCTCGGACGTCCAGGTCTTCCCGTCGGCCTTCGGGCCGAGCGTGGAAGTCGCTGTGAAGACAAAGGATTTCGGCGCCGTGTCGCTGTTCGCCGTCCGGCCGGGCAGCTTCGACGTGGTGCCGGCCACCACTGTTCCGCGGGAAGATCTCAGCGCCGCCTATTGGCAGGTCGGGGAGGTCGCCTATGCCCTGGTCGCCCAGGGCGAGACCCGCGAACTCGATCGGGCAGCCGCCGCTTTGGCGCGCTCGCTCTACTGA
- a CDS encoding DUF2076 domain-containing protein — translation MNDQDRQAIDGLFEKLVEAERRSPPRDGQAEGYIAERIARQPAAPYLMAQTIVMQDYALQQAQARIEELERQAEEVERQASESRPASSGGLFGSLFGSGAPPARRGSVPSMPRTSSTAFGSGAGAAAGASSPAWGGAPVGQPGTPSQGQPGYGQPGMGAPGMGQPGMAQQPGAFGRPGFGGGGGGFLAGAAQTAMGVAGGVLLGSAISSMLSGGEAKAAEAPAEPPADAPADNAADAGADDINASDEGGWFDGGGWFGGDEEI, via the coding sequence ATGAACGATCAGGATCGCCAAGCCATTGATGGGCTTTTCGAAAAGCTCGTCGAGGCGGAACGCCGCTCGCCCCCGCGCGACGGGCAGGCCGAGGGCTACATCGCCGAACGCATCGCCCGTCAGCCGGCAGCGCCCTATCTGATGGCGCAGACCATTGTCATGCAGGACTACGCCCTGCAGCAGGCACAGGCGCGCATCGAGGAGCTGGAGCGTCAGGCCGAAGAGGTGGAGCGTCAGGCCAGTGAGTCGCGTCCGGCCAGCTCCGGCGGGCTGTTCGGCAGCCTGTTCGGCTCGGGCGCTCCGCCGGCCCGGCGCGGCTCGGTTCCGTCCATGCCGCGCACGAGCAGCACCGCCTTCGGCTCGGGCGCCGGGGCTGCGGCGGGGGCCTCCTCCCCCGCCTGGGGCGGCGCCCCCGTCGGCCAGCCGGGAACTCCCTCACAGGGCCAACCCGGCTATGGCCAACCCGGCATGGGTGCTCCCGGAATGGGGCAGCCGGGCATGGCCCAGCAGCCCGGCGCCTTCGGCCGGCCGGGCTTCGGCGGCGGTGGCGGCGGGTTCCTCGCCGGCGCGGCGCAGACGGCGATGGGCGTGGCGGGCGGCGTGCTTCTAGGCAGCGCCATTTCCAGCATGCTCTCCGGCGGCGAGGCGAAAGCCGCTGAAGCCCCGGCCGAGCCTCCGGCGGATGCTCCCGCCGACAATGCGGCCGATGCGGGCGCCGATGACATCAACGCTTCCGATGAAGGCGGCTGGTTCGACGGCGGCGGCTGGTTCGGCGGCGACGAAGAGATTTGA
- the fabI gene encoding enoyl-ACP reductase FabI: protein MASVGLMNGKRGLVMGVANNRSIAWGIAKAVHAQGAKLAFTYQGEPLKKRVEPLANELDAAIVGHCDVTDPATIDAVFAETERQLGGLDFLVHCIAFSDKSELDGRYVDTTADNFSKTMLISCYSFTAVAQRAEKLMTNGGSMLTLTYYGAEKWMPHYNVMGVAKAALEASVRYLAADLGPKNIRVNAISAGPIKTLAASGIGDFRYILKWNELNAPLRRTVTIDEVGDTGMYLLSDLGRGVTGEIHHVDAGYHVVGMKNPEAPDLTLDRD from the coding sequence ATGGCATCGGTTGGGTTGATGAACGGCAAGCGCGGGCTCGTGATGGGTGTCGCCAATAACCGTTCCATCGCGTGGGGCATCGCCAAGGCCGTCCATGCTCAGGGCGCGAAGCTGGCCTTCACCTATCAGGGTGAGCCGCTGAAGAAGCGCGTCGAGCCGCTCGCCAATGAGCTGGACGCCGCCATTGTCGGCCATTGCGATGTTACCGACCCCGCCACCATCGACGCGGTCTTCGCGGAGACCGAGCGCCAGCTCGGCGGGCTCGACTTCCTCGTCCACTGCATCGCCTTCTCCGACAAGAGCGAGCTGGACGGGCGCTATGTCGACACCACCGCGGACAACTTCAGCAAGACCATGCTGATCTCCTGCTACAGCTTCACCGCCGTCGCCCAGCGCGCCGAGAAGCTGATGACCAATGGCGGCTCCATGCTGACGCTGACCTATTACGGCGCCGAGAAGTGGATGCCGCATTACAACGTCATGGGCGTCGCCAAGGCGGCGCTGGAGGCGAGCGTGCGCTACCTCGCGGCCGATCTCGGCCCGAAGAACATCCGCGTCAACGCCATCTCCGCCGGTCCGATCAAGACGCTGGCCGCTTCCGGCATCGGCGACTTCCGCTACATCCTGAAGTGGAACGAGCTGAACGCGCCACTGCGCCGCACCGTCACTATCGACGAGGTCGGCGATACCGGCATGTATCTGCTCTCGGATCTCGGGCGCGGCGTCACCGGCGAGATTCACCACGTCGATGCGGGCTATCATGTCGTCGGCATGAAGAACCCCGAGGCGCCGGACCTGACGCTGGATCGCGACTGA
- a CDS encoding RT0821/Lpp0805 family surface protein, whose translation MMRIPAPYTHAGALRTAACSVSFVAVALLLAGCSGTSALDPIATGSISAPPAAYAAEPVPKGVAPEDWMAARKALAEALVEKDAAPSVPWENYVSATRGTVTPLSKTADAGGGHCREFLMSFVKESGEEWLQGAACRTKTGWKVDQARLLERS comes from the coding sequence ATGATGCGCATTCCGGCTCCATATACGCACGCCGGCGCGCTTCGGACAGCGGCTTGCTCCGTCTCCTTCGTCGCGGTCGCTCTGTTGCTCGCCGGCTGCTCGGGCACCTCCGCGCTCGATCCCATCGCCACCGGCTCGATCAGCGCCCCCCCGGCCGCCTATGCCGCCGAACCCGTGCCCAAGGGCGTCGCCCCGGAGGACTGGATGGCGGCGCGCAAAGCGCTCGCCGAAGCGCTGGTCGAAAAGGACGCCGCCCCGAGCGTGCCGTGGGAGAATTATGTCAGCGCCACGCGCGGCACCGTCACCCCGCTCAGCAAGACCGCCGATGCGGGTGGCGGCCATTGCCGCGAATTCCTCATGAGCTTCGTCAAGGAGAGCGGCGAGGAATGGCTGCAGGGCGCGGCCTGCCGCACCAAGACCGGCTGGAAGGTCGATCAGGCCCGCCTGCTCGAGCGCAGCTAG
- a CDS encoding Bax inhibitor-1/YccA family protein, whose amino-acid sequence MNTPNFGYQWQTASRGIDQAVFDEGLRKHMLRVYNYMALGLVITGAVAFIVGTTPALYVPIFSTPLKWVVMLAPIGFVLFFSFRIQSMSASAAQSMFWAFCAVMGLSMASIFLVFTGTSIARTFFIAATMFGATSLYGYTTKRDLSKFGSFLIMGLIGVVIASVVNIFLGSTMLQFIVSVVGILVFVGLTAWDTQSIKEQYADNFDAESQQKLAVFGALSLYLNFVNIFQLLLNLTGERE is encoded by the coding sequence ATGAACACGCCGAATTTCGGCTATCAGTGGCAGACCGCCTCGCGCGGCATCGATCAGGCCGTCTTCGACGAGGGCCTGCGCAAGCATATGCTTCGCGTTTACAACTATATGGCGCTCGGCCTCGTCATCACCGGCGCCGTGGCCTTCATCGTCGGCACCACGCCGGCGCTTTACGTGCCGATCTTCTCCACCCCGCTGAAGTGGGTGGTGATGCTGGCCCCGATCGGCTTCGTGCTGTTCTTCTCGTTCCGCATCCAGTCGATGTCGGCCAGCGCGGCGCAGTCCATGTTCTGGGCGTTCTGCGCGGTGATGGGTCTGTCCATGGCGTCGATCTTCCTGGTGTTCACCGGCACCTCGATCGCGCGGACCTTCTTCATCGCCGCAACCATGTTCGGTGCGACCAGTCTTTATGGCTATACCACCAAGCGTGACCTGTCGAAATTCGGCTCATTCCTGATCATGGGTCTGATCGGCGTAGTCATCGCCAGCGTGGTCAACATCTTCCTCGGCTCGACGATGCTGCAGTTCATCGTTTCCGTGGTAGGTATTCTTGTGTTCGTTGGTCTGACGGCGTGGGATACGCAGAGCATCAAGGAGCAGTACGCCGATAATTTCGACGCGGAATCGCAGCAGAAGCTCGCTGTGTTCGGCGCGCTGTCGCTCTATCTCAACTTCGTCAACATCTTCCAGCTTCTGCTCAACCTCACCGGCGAGCGGGAGTGA